GCTGATGTTCCCCAGCCCTGGGTCAGGTGGCTGCAGTGCTAGGGGGATGCTCAGTGAAGGGCTCAACCTCAGCTTGGGGAGGTGCCCACTGTTCCCCCTGGGGCTCATGGTGTGcttgcccagctggccacaCTCTCACCTGCCTGGGAAGGTGCCTGCTCTCCCCACCTGCCCCCACTGGCTATGGGACTTGCTCACCTGAACCTCAGACATGGTTCAAAGTGTTCAACCCTGAGCCCTGGGAACATCCAGGTGGGCCCAGGCCAGGACTTCATGGCCATATGAAAAAACAGCTCTAGTCCCAGTAGATCTGAAACAAGTCTGAGTATGGGATGACCTCCCACTGCAGGAACAGGTGCCCCTGCCAGCATGTCCAGCCCCACTGCTACCCCAGCTGTGTGCCCACAACCAGCCTCTTgtgccctccagcacagccctgtggtGCTTCCTGCTCCAGCGCCGCAGCCTGCAGTCACAACTAACACAACCCATGACAGCAAAAGCCCAAGCCCCCCAGGTGTCTTTTGACAGCACCTTCCCATGTCCCTCTTTGTGTGCGTGCCAGGCTTGGCCCGTCACTGCTGCCTAAATGTGTCACAAGGCCACAGGGGGACCTTAACCTGGTCACTTATGAGCCACGTGGCTCCCTGGCTGCTATAAAAACCCGTGGTGCTCAGGGGTTCAGACTATCTCCTTTCAGGATGGCATTCCTGTGGGTAGTTGCCTGCCTGGCCCTTGCCAGCGCCGTCTCAGGTAAGTGCTGCACATGGGTGTGGGAAGGTCCTCGGGGTGCAGCAGGATGCCAAGGAGGGTGACACAGccacccacagcagcccaggcagccccCAGATATGAGTCCTGAGCTTTTGGGTCACCCTTGTTCCCTGTGcctctcctgcaggctgtggggtGCCCGCCATCAGTCCCTCGGTGGCCTACAGCGAGAGGATTGTCAATGGGCACAACGCCGTGCCCGGCTCATGGCcctggcaggtgtccctgcaggtACAGCACTGTccccctccctgggcactgccctaAGCACTGGCATGGCCAGCTGGCTGCCAGGGGacctctgcctgtccccagcttgggggtgttcagcctgcccagccccagctcctctcctctcttccctccccaGACCACCACAGGATCCCACTTCTGCGGCGGCTCCCTGATCAACCAGTACTGGGTCGTCACAGCTGCCCACTGCAACTTCAAGTAAGGAGCGATGCCCAGCCAGCCCatgccagtgctgctggcagggccaggggctcaGAGCATCCTGGGCATCTCTGAGTGGCACTTGGGTCAGCCCCAAAGgcctgagcagcccagggcttTCTCCCCAGTTGTCTCCATGGcggctgccccagtgctgctcccaccctGGGTGCTGTCTGGACACCGCTCCTGACTCCCTCTTACCTCTCACAGCCCACGTTCCCACGTTGTTGTCCTGGGGGAATACAGCCTTACTTCCAACAGCGAGCCCGTCCAAGTGAAGACCGTGTCCAGGGTGAGCCGGGCGGGTCCTGGGgcggggctgcagctctgcgcCGGGGCTGCTCCCACGGGGCAGCCATGAAGGGCTGTGCTGTTTCTGTCTCTGCAGGCCATCACCAACCCTGGCTGGAACCCCAACACCATGAACAATGACATCACCCTGCTGAGGCTGTCCACGCCTGCCCAGCTGGGGGCCCGTGTGTCCACCATCTGCCTGGCCCCTGCCAACCTGGCTCTGCCCTCCAACGCCTGGGCTGTCACCACCGGCTGGGGACGCACCAACCCCAACTGTACgtgagctgcagcctctgcGAGGGCTGTGCGTAGCTGCTCTTCTTCCTTGGGGCTCTGAAGGTCCAGGGGTGCTTGTGGGGGTCACATCTCCTGTGCATGTGGGAAGggggagagctgggcagtggAATAGCCCTGTCTGAGTGTGTACCAGTGTGCACACAGGCGCAGGCGTGTGTTGAGGGGCTGGGTGTGTGTGTAACCCAGGGATGGCTGTGCACTGGCACAAGCCTGCCCTTTCTCTGGGCTGCCTGCATGAGGTGATCCTGGGGAAGAAGGGGTTTGTTGGCACGGAGGAGGAAGGTGCTTTGTATGGTAGCACCCGTGCACCAGTGAAAGCTTGCCCAGGGCACCTGTGTGCATTCCAGGAGACCCACAGACACTGAGGTGATCTAATGGTGCTTCTTTCCCCTAGCCCAAGCCTTGGCAGCAGTCCTGCAGCAGGTGACCGTGCCCCTGATCTCTCAGAGCCAGTGCAGGCAGTACTGGGGCAATCAGATCACCAGCTCCATGATCTGTGCCGGTGGGGCTGgtgccacctcctgccaggTAAGGAGCCAAGCTCTAGCTGCACAGGGTGGGTGGAGGAGGATATGAGGGGTCTTGCTGAGCTTCCATGGCATCACAGGGagggtggaggagcaggggaCACAAGGTCTTGCCCTTATGGACCCCTATATTTAAGCCCCAACACCCGGCTGTGCACAGGGGTTCAGGTGGCTGGGACCAGTTTGGAGCACGTGCCAGGAGCACTAAGCAGGAATCTTCTCCACAGGGTGACTCTGGTGGACCTCTGGTGTACCAGACTGGGAATGGCTGGACCTTGATTGGCATTGTCTCCTGGGGAACCTCCAACTGCAACATCAACACGCCGGCCATGTACACTCGTGTCAGCCAGTTCCGTAACTGGATCGATGCTGTTGTTGCTCAGGGGtaaagctgctgccagcctgatCCCTTCAGTGGCATTAATAAAGTAATAAAGTAGTAGCTTTTACTTGTGCCAAGCACTGTCTCTGCCTCCTTCTTCTCATGATGCAGAGTGGGGTGGAAGATACATGGAGGAGCCTGGGGCTTCTCTCCTTCCCGCAGCTGGagcttggtgcccagctgggatCCAGGGGGAACTGCCAAACTAGGACAGGATGCTCAGGAagagggggagcagggctggctggggctcAAGGGGTCTTCAAGCACACCTTGGCAgcaccccaggcagtgctgaagGTTGGGAGAATGGTCCTCCCACTGACTCAGGTGCCACCAGGGAAGGGagtgtggagctgcagctcagcaccagaAAGGATTgcccagctgcagtgggaggTGGGTGTTGGTGGGGGCACAGCATCCTAAAGGATCCCTGCCTGCAGTTTAGAGCCATGACTCATGTAGCAGCTAAGAACACAGCTGAGAAGTGccactggcagctccagctcctggggatGGTGGAAGGGGATGGCTGGAGGACAGCACACTGCTTCACCCCTATAGATCTGCCAGGTAACAGCAGGAAACTGCAGGCAATTGCAAACGAAAATTTGAAgctgaaaacaaatttcaagCCAGGTGACAGGCTTTTACTCAAATGGGTTCTCGAGACAATGGCTGGTGGGGAAAAAAGTCTTGTGTGACATGAGAGTAGCAAGACACATGCTCAATGAATTACAATCCAGCTCCCAACAGCTCCAAATAGAGCTGGTGATAAGGCATTGTGGAGAGAAGTAGGATCAGACTGTCCCAACATGAGCTGTGGGGTTTAGTTTTCCTTACCAGGGATGTGAAGGTGATACAACACCCTTGCTGTGTGAATCACAGCCCCCAAAGTGTAATCACTCTGTTAAGCAGAGAGTGACATTGCACAGGGACACACTATAGGAGGGGTATGGAACATCAATGGAAGGCAAACATTAACAATCTGGCCCATATGATTgagttaaaataaatacaaatctGCTCAAGTAAAGCCTAGGGCTAACAAATTTTAGTGGTCAAATAAGAGTTAGAGTTTTTTTAGTGGtttgccctgcagggagcatcTAACTGACCTTAAAGGCAAGTGAACAGAGATGTGGGGATGGACCATGCAGGCAGAGAGAACTGGGGCTATAGGGAACTTCAAACAGGAATGACCAACTGCAGCACTGTGGGTCACCTGGTCTGTGTGCTGGGCTCTCTGTCAGCTCTGCCACCACTGGGATGGGGTCCTCTGCCCTTGGAAAATCCTGGAGAGGAGGTGTCTCAAGAGGGGTGTACATTGTTCACAAGTTTTCCTGTTCATCCATAAAAGCTGCTCAGAGTAAAACTGGAGAGGTGATGAGTGGCTGTGGACAAACCAGAGCATTCTTCTGGCCCAGTCTACCACCTTGCAgccaatgaaaaataaacagaatgtCCCAAAGTGCCTGTCCAGCCTCCCAGCTGCACCTTCCAGCAACAGGCTGAGTGCCTGCCTCATCCAGGGCACCCATggacatcccagccctgcacaagATCTCCTTTGGGCAACTCCAGTACAGAAACCAGCAAACCCTCTGATGGGCACTTTAGTACCTGTTGCTGTGATCTAAGAATGTAACAGAGGGGTGAGCACCTCCTGGGTCTCCATGGACTTAGTGACCATCATTCCCAGCCTGGAAATCAGGCCTGGAATTGTCttgcagcagccagcctgcaggTGATCCACCAGGCACAAGTAAGGACAGCAGAGCCGTGGGGTACACAGAATACATGGACATGTTTTAGCAGAATGAGtacaacaaataaataattctgtACACTCTAATGTGAACATTATAGACTAATTACAATGGGTCCCACCTCATGTGACAGGACAGTCCTTAGAGTAAAGCCAGGACTCGAAAGGCAAGGCACAGAACAGGACACTGGATGTGACACAGACCGAGTGGATGAGACCAGAGTCGCTTCCAAACCGTTCCAACCCAGCAGCGGAAACTGGGCAACCAAAAATAACAGCAAGTGCAGGAAGATCTCGGATCCCAAGGGCTTCCTGGGAGGTCCTTCTGTAGGGAAAGGCAACAGGAAAGCTCGGGgcatcagagctgctgctttgtaacaccaggagctgctgctttgtaaCACACTCACTGCTCCAGGAACCGATTCCACATTCAGCAAACAAACAGTGCAGTGCCCTCGGcaacagcagccagagctcacCCATCACACATCTGCAGCACCACCAGGCAGGGGAGGACAGTGGGAAAGGGACAATTGTCacaggcagagctcctgctgacCCTGGCACACTGAGGGTGGAAGGCACTGAGCTCTGTGATGTTGCCTGCCACAGCACATCCCTGATGttcacatttatttctttgggAAGTTTCCTGCACAGTAAGGCACAGCTGACATGCAGGCACCTGCCTTGGAGTGCTGCATTCTTAATCCAGGG
This portion of the Ammospiza nelsoni isolate bAmmNel1 chromosome 13, bAmmNel1.pri, whole genome shotgun sequence genome encodes:
- the CTRL gene encoding chymotrypsin-like protease CTRL-1 produces the protein MAFLWVVACLALASAVSGCGVPAISPSVAYSERIVNGHNAVPGSWPWQVSLQTTTGSHFCGGSLINQYWVVTAAHCNFNPRSHVVVLGEYSLTSNSEPVQVKTVSRAITNPGWNPNTMNNDITLLRLSTPAQLGARVSTICLAPANLALPSNAWAVTTGWGRTNPNSQALAAVLQQVTVPLISQSQCRQYWGNQITSSMICAGGAGATSCQGDSGGPLVYQTGNGWTLIGIVSWGTSNCNINTPAMYTRVSQFRNWIDAVVAQG